The segment TCTTAATTTGGGATGGAGCTAGTTATCATAGAGGGAAAGAAATGAAGCAACTTTTGTCAAGCGAGAATCAAGGAAAATCTTCAGAAGATTGGTCGATTACTTGTTGTTTACTTCCGGCTTATGCTCCTGAAGAAAACCCAGTCGAAGCCATTTGGCTACAAGTTAAAAATTTTATCAGACGTTTTCACTATCTTTGTCAGAATTTTTCTATGACTAAAAGATTATTTCAACTTTTCTTTGACTACCAGCTTTTTAATATTCCTAATCTGGAAAAGTATGACGCTTTTGTTCAATTCATTTAGACTCGCTATATTATTTTAAGTTTTGTTGCAAGTTCAAAATCATCTATTTCTGTTGTGACTATTTCAATCAAAAATTTTCAGGCATAACTTTAGCGTTAGATTTTTAGGCATAACCTTATCAATGCGGCAAAAACAAACTTTAAATAATCAAAATGGTCGATTTTCTATGATTTGAATTAATGGAGCTAAGCGGACTCGAACCGCTGACTTTCACAATGCCATTGTGACACTCTACCAACTGAGTTATAGCCCCGTATACACCATTTACTATATTAGGTTAAATTAACTTTTTTGTCAACCCCATCCTTGAACAAAGGGCGAGGAGATTGAGGAGATATTGTTACGGTTGCCTGTTACTTAACAGATTTGTCTAACTGCCAGCATACTGCTAGATATAATGGTTGATTAGGGAGTAATCAGGATTATTTACCCCATCCTGACCAATAAATCAACCATGGCCACCTTACAACAAGAAAAAGAAAAAGAGCGCATCCGTTCGGTTGCCCATCTCCTTCACCAAGCAGCCAAACCGATCCGCATCCTACAGGCAATTGGTTGGTCACAGCAAGTTAAAGTTGACTTTTTTGCTAAGAATGCCCAAGAATTGCCAGAAGTTACCTATCCGGGCTTTGATCCTCAACCCACTCTTGAGTTGTTATATGAGGCGCGAAATCAAATTTTTCCGATGTCTCGCGTTGATCAGTGGCTAGAGCGTCAGAGCAATTGTATTGAGTGGGGAGCGAGAATGTTAGCCAATGTGGGAACCCCTGGCTTTTTTAACTACTCGTGTCAAGCCTATGGTCAACCTAAAGCTCCTTTACGCTACGATCCCATCACGCCTTTGGAGTTAGCGGAGAAAATTAGAGAAGATATTGAAAATCTCAACCATATTAATATGAATGTGCCTTCTCCGGCGATTCATTCCTGCGATGAGGTAGCCCCACAAATTGAACAAGCAGTTAAAGCTCATTTTGGAGAAGATGCGCCACAGGTGAACATTGTAGACGAATTATCGGCTAATGCACTGGCCACCTCTAAGCAAATTCGTCTGCGTAAAGATGCGAAGTTTACTGATAAAGATGCCATTCAATTGATTAATCATGAAGCCTTTATTCACGTTTTAACCTCACTAAATGGCAAAAAACAGACAGATTTACCCATCTTAGGGGATGGTCATGTGGGAACAACCCGCACCCAAGAGGGGTTAGCGGTATTTGCCGAAGTCATTAGCGGATCTATGGAGTTGAGTCGTCTGCAACGCTTGGCAGATCGGGTTTTTGCTATTCAAATGGCTATTGAGGGGGCAGATTTTCTGGAAGTGTATCGCTATTTTCTGGAACGGACGGGAGAACCCGATCAAGCCTTTGAAAGCAGTCGTCGGGTTTTCCGAGGTGGGGTTATTACCGGGGGGGCCCCGTTTACTAAAGATGTTGTCTATCTGTTTGGACTGTTGCAGGTTAGTAGCGTTATTCGGGCGGTTTTTTCTGCCGGACGGGCTGATTGTTTAGAATTGCTGTTTTGTGGCAAACTTGATTGTGTGGATGTTCCGGCCTTGGGAGAATTGGTGGTGATGGGACTGTGTAAAATGCCTCGTTATTTGCCCCCTTGGATTGTTGATCCCCGTTCTTTATTGGCTTTCTTGTCCTATTCAACGTTTATGTCCCAAATGAATCTAGACTCGTTGACAGAGATCGTTAAACGGTTCTTAGCGGATACACCTATCATTGATCCAAAGTTGTAATAAACTACCTCTAGATTTTTTGTTCTCATGGGGTGACAAGCAAACAGCCAATGTGGATGGGGGGTGGGGTGTGGGGTGTAGGAGATGGGGAAAAATTAGAACACAACCTGCTAATTTTCTGACAACAAAAGCTCATTGATTCTAACTAAAGTTATTTAAAACGCTTAACAGCTTATTATTCCATCACTCCTGATTCTCTATTCCCCAAAGGAAGAAAAATGGTAAACACTTCTCCGTATTCAGATCGCTGACGAACAATTAATTTACCGCCCAACTCATGAAACAGATGTTTAGTAACATCTAAATTAAGACTTAAACTTCCCGTATTGGGATGAAACATCAACAACTTACCCAACGCTTTGAGGGGGTTATGGGGACAATGGGACTCCGTTTGAAATTGTAATTTAAGTTGATGTCCTGCGGTGGTGACTTGAATCCGAATTTGTCCGCCATCGGAGAAACTGCGGGTAAATTTTTCGATCAACCCCGTCAACACTTGATCGAGCATCGCCGGATCACTGACGACTTGGGGCAATTTTTTCGGAACCACCACATCTAGCATCACGTTACGCCGTTGCGCCTGTTTTTTCCAACGGGGGATACTCTGTTGTAACACCTCTTCTAAGGAGGTAGACACCAAATGTCTTGGTTTTGTCTCTTGAGGGCTATTATTAACTTCTGTAGCGCGGAAAATCAACTCCATACGGTTAATTTGTTCGCTACACTCCTGATCAATGGTTTCAAGTAATTTAACCATTTGCGGGGTTAATTCTTTATTGCGTAGCAATAACCGCGTCATGGTACGAATAGTGGTCAAAGGGGTGCGAATTTCATGGGTTAGGGCTTGCAATAAGGGGACTTCTGAGGTATCGTCTGTTATCTCTTTGGCAATTTTTCGATTAGAATGACTTTTAACGGTATTTTCTGCTGTTAAGATCGTTAAGCGCGGTTTATCTGAGTCTACTGTTGGGATAGGGGGTAAATGATGCAGCAAAAGGCGACTAAATTGACTCACTAAGCGATAGTCGGGGGTAGGGGGCGCAAAATGTCTGACTAAGGCATCTAGTTGAGATAATTGGGGATAATGGGTTAAACAAAGACGCGATCGCAAGGTTAACCATCCCTGTTCGATCACCTCTGGTTCAAAGGAAAATTGAAAGGCCGGGAGTCCGAGGCTATCTTCTCCTAAAACGGCAATTAAAGCAAAAAGAGGGGTAAAAACCAGGCAAAACTGTTCTGTAGCGATGGGATCTTCAGGAAATAGGGGGAGTTCTGCTAAGTTTCCTTTTATACAAACTGATTTCGGGCTATAGGCTGCCGGAAGTTGCAACCGCATTAAGGATAAATGGTGAGTCGCTTGGGGGGTAAATACCCCTGTCTGAAGTTGGGAGGTTAGCTTAGGATGGCAAAGAATGGGGGTCGGGGCTGAGAGAATTAACCCATGACAAGTGGGTGAGTCGGGGGTAATTTCGTTGATTTGGGATAGGAGTAAACTTTCAATGGCTGCGATCGCTCCAAACCATTCATTTTGTGCTTTGAGTCTTGCTTGGTGAATTTGTTCAGTGGTGTTCTCAGCTAAAGCTGATGTTTGTTGCGATAGACAAGTATCGACCGCCATTCCTTCATAACGATTGATAATATCACTTAATTTTACCAGCAATCCTTGAGACACAGCCATTTATTCCCTTAATGTTCGATTTATCTACTTCTTGCTTCTATGATGGTATCGAGTGTCAGCAATAATTGTATAGTAGTAAAACCGAACCGAATAGATCGCAATCTCCGATACACAATTATCAATTATTAATTCATGTTTCTAACCCGACGAAAGTGGCTGGTTTGGAGCACTGTTACTTTTTTATCAGCCCTATTAATTATTATTCTTAAACCTCGATTTTTTCCTTCTTCTAATCCGCGTAGTGAACTTAATTTAGAACAACGTATCGAAATTACTTGGAAAATAGCCCGCTATAAACTAACGAATACCATTGATTATTTAAGTCATCGAGTTGAACCTGGAGTCCGTTACCCTTATCTTACCTACAATCGAACGTTTAATGATTTTTGGTATGATGTATTCCATAAACATGATAGATTACCTCAAGGAGCTTGGAAATATGATAAGGGTAAGTTTTGGGCGGCCGGAGCATTGCCTGCTTTATTATGGAAAATGTCAGTGCATGAATCTGACCCTGTTATGAAAAAATATTGGGCGGATCAAGCTAAAAATTGGTCAGAACCTTTACGAAAATTAGTCTCAAAAAAACAAGATATAACCCTTAATAATCTTTTGGTTTTTGCCCCTTGGTTTACTAACACTACTGGAGCAGAAAAACAGCAACAACTAGAAACAATTTTTCAAGGATCAAGACTATTAGCGGAACCCTTTAATCAAAGAAAAGGTAAATTTCATCTTGAGATTGGAACCCTAGGATATACATTAAAGAGTAAAAGAAAAAAATTGATTTATTGGCATTCTTTTATCGATCATAGTATCAATGTTGAACAATTATTGTGGTCAGCTAATTATAACCCTAATAAACTTGAAGCTGATGATTGGAGAAACAAAGCAATAATTCATCTAAAAACTTTAGGCAAAACCTTGGGAAAAAATCGTAATCCTGGTGTTGATGGAACCTGGCAACGGGGGTATTTTGATGATAATCCTACTTCATCTACCTATGGTCAATTTCTGTTTAATGAGGGTAAACAAGGATGGAAAGATGACTCTACTTGGTCACGGGGTCAAGCTTGGTTTATTTATGCTTCTAGTATCACTTATCAATATACTCAAGATCTGGAAGTTTTAGCGATTGCCAAGGAGGCAATTAATTATTTTTTATCCCACCTTCCTGATCGTTTTCCAGGTACATTACGTCGTCCTAATGATTATATTCCTCCTTGGGATTTTGATTACGCTTTAGAGAAAAATCCTGATACAGAAAAGGATAGTTCAGCCGCCGCGATCGCAGTTTCAGGTGTGTTAAAATTACTCAAGTTTTTGCCCCATTCTGATCCCGACTGGGAACGTTACTGGCAAGATGTAAAAAATATTTTATTCAATCTGACTTCATCAGAATATTTACCTGATCTTGGTGTTCCGCAAATGAGTTTATTAAGTCACGGTTGTTACCATCATTTTGATGCAATAAAATCCTCTAAAGATTATGATAATGGATTAATTTGGGGAGATTATTTTTTAATTGATTCGTTAATAGAATATGAAACAATTAATCATTCTTTAATTACCTTACCTATCCCCAAGCAACAGAATCAAGAGAATGAGGTATAATTATAACCAATCTTTGTTTCTCAAAACGGGAGTTTTTATGCTGACAGTAACTCGCAAACAATTTACCCTTGAAGAGTATCACCGTTTAGATGAACTCGGATTTTTTGGATCAGGGGAACGGGTAGAATTAATTCGAGGAGATATCATTAAAATAGCAACTAAAAGAACACTTCATTCTGTTTGTAATTCTTTATTGCTACAAGAATTATTTATTCTCTTGAAAGGAAAGGCAAATGTCAGGGGACAAGAACCGATGATCATTCCTCCTAATAGTGAACCTGAACCTGGTGTTGTCATTGCCTATAAAAAAGCAGATAATTATCTATCTTCCCATCCCCAACCACAAGATATTTTGCTAGTTATTGAAATTTCTGAATCTACCTTAAAATTTGATCAAGACGTTAAATTATCTCTCTATGCAGAAGCCGAAATTACTAATTTTTGGATTTTTAATCTTCTTGATAATCAATTAGAAACCTATCAACAACCTTATCAAGAGTTGAATGGCAACTATAATTATCGTTCTAAACAAATTTATCTCCCCAATGAGGTTATTAGTATTCCGGGGTTTTCTGATATTAAAATTGAATTAAAGGACTTCTTCTGTTGAATACTTAACTTAATAAGGTTCATTGAGTTTTTTAATAATTTTTTGTAATCGTTCAGTGATGATTTCTAACAAAGTTATTTTTTCATTAGCATTAATTGAGTTTTTAAATTTGGTATCTAGAGAAATAATCTCTATTTGAGTATTCTCACATATTTCCTTAAGAGCTAAAAGTTTAGTAGCACGCATTGAAGGATTAAAAACTGTGAGTATGGCTGCTGAAATTGCTGAAATTGCTGAAGTCACTACAATCAATTGTGTATTACTGGATAAAGTTAAAATAAGAGAACTCAATGAAGTAATAGACGTTAAAAAACCAAACAATAAATGTATTTTACCCCAGAAATCAGCCCTATTATATCTAGCTTTTGCTTCTTGGTGAATATGATTAAATTGATCTCTATAACGCTGGTATTGTTGCTCTAAATTTCGATTTATTTCATCTGGATTTGATTTTTTAAAAAAAGGTAAACTCATAGAAATATTTTAAAGTGTATCTTTTCTCTCAGTACGGGACAAAAAATGAAATGAGAGTTGAAAAAGGAGACAGAAACAGGGTTTCATAGAAAGTTACCACACAATTCTCAGCAAACCCTATGAATCAGATTAACTTACTTCGTAACACATTGAAACAAAGTCATTGTAACCTTAATGGATATCCCTCAACCTTGGGTTCTGAGTCTAGACCGTACTAACTGGTTATTTGGGGAGATTGACTTTAATACATTAATGTTGGCAGTAGTCCATGAAATTGCCTATATTTGTGAAGATAGAGAGTTTATTGGACAAATATGGCTCACTTATCTTCTGATTGACCCTATGATTCGTTTTCGCATTAGGATTCGAGAAACTGTACTTAGATCTTTTTTAATGTAATAGATGTTACTAAAAAACAAGCTATGGTTGACTATTGTAGGCTATAATGAAAATAATATTCTAGTCTAAAGAATATACGAGGAATAAGCTATGCTAACTAACCTAAGAGAGTTTGTTGCCAATAAGATTGAAGATAGAGGACAGTTTATTAGTTCAAAACAACTAACTGATCTTGAGAAATACTACAAACAAGAACAAATTAGACTAGCATCTCTTGCAACACTTCTTAACAAGATTAGTCAATTAACTAAAGAAAGTGTAGATGTAATTCATCAAAAATATCTTCTCTCATTTGGTTACGACTCTGATGACAATATTAAGTTAGTTAGTAATATTATTGATAGTTTTTTAAAAGACATAGCTCTATCTATGTTAGCTGGTGATCCCAGTATTCTTGATAAATACCGCCTTAATGAGTTTCATGAATATTTAAAATCAGTCAATCATTCTGCCACTTGGTACGCAGAAGCTCTTAAAAATATTAAAGAAGATCATGGTTTACAAAATGAAGCCAACAAAGAACTCCATACTTATATTGATTATTTAATTTCAGCTTTATCTCAAAAAGAAGTTGAACATTAATTAATGATTCGTAATCTTTTTTAGAAAAACTTCTGCATCATCTCTACTACTAATCTCCCCATCTAAAGTAGCGTTCAATAATCTATCTAAAATGGTTTTATATTGAGGTCCTGGTTTATAGCCCATCACTTTTAAATCATTGCCCGTTAAAGGGGCTTGAATCTTTGACCATTTAGTGAGATACTCCCAAATAGTACGACGAATTTCACAAGAAGAACGAACTGAAACTAGGATTAAATTAGGCAAGCGATAAGGACGTAAGACATTGACAATTTCACTAAGTTGAGTACACTTAAGTAAATTTTGTTTGATTTCTAATTCAATTTGTGATAGTTTTTTTAACCTTTCAAGACTCTCTTTGGGTAATTGAAGATTAACAGCGATTTTACTCCTTTCTGTGGGGTCTAATTGAGTAATTAAAACTTCTAACCGCAGTAACCAATGTTCTAATTGATTCTCAGGATCGAGATAGCGTAAACAGCGTGAAACATAGCGAATTTGCCACCATAAAATATCATCTAAAATCAACTGAGAATGTAAACATTTTAACGCATCTAAATCGGCTAATAATTTTAAGGCAGGTTTCCAATAATAGGATTCTAAGATATATTTTAATTCTGCTTTTAAGCGAGTTGTCAAAGCAGGGGCAGGATGATTTTCAATTCTTAATCGTTCATAAATTCCGCTTTCAATGGCATAATTAATATAGGTTTCAGTTTGGGGATCGATCTCAAATCCTAGGCGAACGGCAAAGCGAACTGCGCGGTAAATTCGGGTGGGATCTTCAATAAAACTATTGGCATGAAGGACTCGAATTTGACGCGATCGCAAGTCTAACATTCCGCCAAAAAAATCTAATAATTCCCCTTTCCTCGGGGGAGTCAATCTAACGGCTAAAGCATTAATCGTAAAGTCTCTTCGATACAAATCTTGACGAATAGAACTCGCTTCAACTTCAGGATTCGCAGCAGGATAAGGATAAAATTCAGTTCTAGAAGTAGCAATATCTACCCATAAAGATCCTAATTGGGGATCTTTATGCCATAGTAAAGCTGCGGTTTGAAACTCTCCGTGAATTGATAATCGCGCATTTGGAAAGTTTTCTTGTAATGTTGAAGCTAATTCGACTCCTGCCCCTACATCAGCAGAACGGTGGAATCCATCTACTACTAAATCAATATCCTGTAGTAATAGAAATTCTTGCTCTTCTGATAATAATAAATCTCTGACTGCCCCTCCAACAATATACAAATGCCAGCCCCGTTTTTCAGCTTCTTTTGCAGCAAATTGTAATAACTTCCAAATAGAGGGAGAAAGACGCTGACTGATCGAAGGTAATAAACAAGAAACTAGGGGTATTTTATGACCGTTTTCGTCACGGTTTTCGCCTCGATTTTGATGAATTTGCCTTAACAAATCGGTGCGAGTAACAATTCCTAATAATTTATCCCCTTCAACAACGGGTAATCTTCCTATATCGTAAGTTACCATAATTGACTCAATTTCTGGCAACAAAGTCTCAGGAGTAATTGTCTTTAAATGGCGTGTCATATAGCCTTTAACCGGGGCGTGACTAAACCCATGATGCAAGGCTAAATCCAGATCTCGACGGGAAATAATCCCTACTAAAATATCATTTTCATTAACAACAGATAACCCCGAATGTCCATAGCGAAATAATACCCGTTGTGCCTGTTCTATGGTAGTTTCTGGGCGAATAGTTCTCACAGGAGAAGACATTAAATCCCTCGCGGTTAACGGGTGAGGAATTTGGGCAATAAATTCCTGTAATAACTTGTCTAATGTGGCTTCTGGTTCTATTTCTCGTAACATTAAAGACGCAGCTTGGGCATGACCTCCTCCTCCATAAGCCGAAAATAATTGATTGAGATTAGTTCCCTCGATTTTCGTGCGACCAATAACCGTTAACCTTCCTTGGGAATAGGGTTTATCGGGGCGACGTTTATCATAGTAATGACCAAATAATAAGGCATCACTTTCGGTTAATTCGATCAATCTTTCTGCTAAATTGGATAACCCTGGAATAAAGGTTTCTGTTGTTAGAAGAACTGAGGCGATCACATAGCCTCTAACTGAAGTTTTTTTCAGGTTATCTAATGCTTCTATTAATAATTCTTGTAGTTGAATGGAAAACCCAGGATCGCAATATTCCGCGATAGTTTTGACATTTGCCCCCTTTTCCATCAACCAGGCCAACCCATGGGCATCACGGGGGGTAGACTGGGGGAAGGTGAGGGAACCCGTATCGACATGGATACCCAAGGCCATGACTGTTGCTTCGATAGGGTTAGGATCAATGCCCTCTCGCTGCATTTTTTCCACCATGAGGGTTGTCGTTGCCCCTAAGGGTTCAATTTGGCTGAAAGTAGCAGGAATGTCTGAAACACTGTTAAGATGGTGATCGTAGAGTTCAACGCTGGTTATCTGGGGAAAATCGAACCAAGGAGAGGCTTTTCCGAGGCGATCGCGTTGTTGATTATCTACTACCATTAACGTGCGGATTTTTTTGGGATTAACGCTACGCAGTTCAATTAGGGCTAATTCGTCCCGATGGAGGGCTAAAAAGTCCTTAACGGCAGGATGCGCCCCTCCTGTGAGCACGATCCGACTACCCCTTTTAAGGCAAGACAGTCCCACCGCAGCCCCTAATGCGTCAAAATCGACAGTTTGATGGCATAAAATTAAATCCATAGTTAGCTTAATTTAATTACTATTCTTTATGATAGTTTATTAACCCTGAACGACTACCTATTCCTCTTAATCCTTGGTCATATTCCTCTAAAATTTTTTGAGAATTATTCTCTAATTCTTCTCGCTTAATCTCTTCATTGAAGACAAGTTTAATCAGATCTTGGCAGTAAGTAGTTAATCTTGATAGCAGTAAATGTCCAGATTTCTCTTGAATATTGTTTATACTATTTTCGGTTACTTTAGCAAGACTTAAAAATCCTTTATAGTAGGTTTCTTGTAATTGTTTTATCCCATTTTCTCCCAACGCTAATAATTTCTCTGACGCTAACTCGACTTCTTTGACATCATTCATCAATTCTTGTATATTATAAATAATCGATATTTCTATGGCAAAACCATTCGTTAATAATCTTGCTCCTTGCCCTACAGCAATATGAGGATTCTTTTTAAAGCCAGGTGGTTGCTCCCACTTGTTTCCGTAGTTTTTTCGACTTTTAAATAGACTATTTGTTAAATGATGAAATACCTTATAATTGTCACTGAGTTGATTTAATCTATCTCCATCAATAGCCAGATGAATTACTGGTGATTCTAATACTCTTTTTTGTATCCACCAATTTTCTTTATAACGTTGACATTGTTCAATTAAATAGGGAAATTCTTTTCGAGGAGATTCTACTCCTAAAACAACAATATGTCCAGAAAGTTTAATTAAGGTTTCTCTCAATAAAGTTTCAGAAGGTCTAACCGTTTTATGTTTGACTCGAGTTTGGTTTAAATAAGGATTATATCGAGAAATTTCTTGGGTTTCAACTTGATCTAATTGATCAAAATTAATCGATTGATAATAAATACAGAATTTTAGTTTCTTTTGTGAAGCAAGTTGAAACAATCTATGATGGTCTTTTCCTTGCCATCTTGATTGTAGATTTTTGGCTTGACCTATATACCAAACTATGTTACTTTCATCAAGAACATAATAAATACCAGAACTACTCGGTAATTGGTCTCTATTTTTTAAAGTAACACAGGGAAATGCAATAATTCTTGAGTCGCCTTTCATCATTAATTCAAAGCTTAAAACTTAATCATAATTATACAAAAACTTAATCCTCAAATGGCTTTAATAACTTAATTTGTGTAAAAATACTTAAAGTCTTGATCAAACGTTAACAAATAGCGATATAGTAAACATTAGGCACATTTTCGTTAGGCTATCTCGGTGACACAGGTTCCATTGCGATCTAGACAACTTCGCTACCTTCTCTCATCTCCCTCGGTTAACCGTCTTAAGTACTCATTAATCACGATTTTGAGTCAAAAAAGATGGCAAAAACGGGGATTATGGTTAGTGGGGTCAACTGGACTAACTGTGATGATTTCTTGGGACTGGAAACTCGTACTAGCGACGACTACGGGAATGGGTTTAATGATCCTAGTGTATCAAATACAAACTCAAAACTGGGAACATCGCTGGTTAGATTGGCAAGAGTTTTTCAAGAGTTTTCAAGGAAAATTAGCCGTAGCGGTAAGTAGTGGAGGTTTAAGCGCGGTGGGAACTTATATTGCTGCCTCTATCTGGTCTGATGCGGAAAATCGTTGGTTAGCCACAGGGGCTATTATACAGGGCATGGGGACATTATTAACCCTTGGCTTGTTGGGGTGGCAGATTTTACAACTTAGGGAAAAAGGTGAGGAAAGTCAATTTAATCGATGGGTATCAGATTTAACGGAGAATGACTCTCTTAAACGATTAATTGCCGTTAGAAATCTCTTAAATCTTTTGAAGAAAGAGGAACTCAATAGTCACTATCAGCAACAACTTAAAGACTATTTTCAATTAATGTTAGGTCAAGAAAGTGAACCGTTAGTCCGTCAAGGAATCCTAGAAGGATTACAATTATTGAATAACCATAAAATGACTGCTTTATCGCCTCAAAAAGTTATTGATCTTAAACCAGAATTAAGACAGAAAAAAATAGAGATTATCTTACAGAAATAAGCTAAATTTACCCTATATTAAATGACTAAAATTACTATCATTATTCCTGTTTTAAATGAAGAAAATAATATTACCAAAATACTGAAAAATCTACAAAATGATCAAGATACTGAGGTAATTGTAGTCGATGGAGGAAGTCAAGATATAACAGTTCAGTTAGTCGAAGAAATGGGAATAAAAATCGTTGTTTCACCTCAAGCTGGACGTGCATTTCAGATGAATTATGGCGCATTATTAGCAACAGGAGATATCCTGTTATTTCTTCATGCAGATACGATTTTACCACAGGAATACAAGACTATTATAACGAATCTTTTATCAGATAAAAAAGTGGTTGGAGGAGCCTTTGAATTAAAGATTGATCTTCCTCAATTTTCCCTGCGAATCATTGAAACTTTAGTTAACTGGCGATCGCGTTTTTTTTCGCTTCCTTATGGAGATCAAGCAATTTTTGTTAAAAAGTCTATCTTTGAAGGAATGGGAGGGTTTTCTGCGCTTCCCATTATGGAAGATTTTGAATTTATGCAAAGACTCAAAAAATACGGTAAAATTGCAATTGCATCGGCTAAAGTCATAACCTCTGGTCGTCGTTGGCAAAAGTTAGGAGTGTTGCAAACAACGTTAATTAATCAAAAGATTATTTTAGGCTATTATTTAGGCGTTTCTCCTGATACATTAGTTCGATGGTATAAAGGGAAATAACTAAGCTAACAGAAACAACAACGGAGAGAACATGAAAGTCAAAAAAATTCATCATATAGCGATTATTTGTTCTGATTATGAAAAGTCGAAGCATTTTTACACAAATATTCTCGGATTTTCCATTATTGAAGAAACCTTTAGAGAACACAGAAATT is part of the Rippkaea orientalis PCC 8801 genome and harbors:
- a CDS encoding flavohemoglobin expression-modulating QEGLA motif protein, with translation MATLQQEKEKERIRSVAHLLHQAAKPIRILQAIGWSQQVKVDFFAKNAQELPEVTYPGFDPQPTLELLYEARNQIFPMSRVDQWLERQSNCIEWGARMLANVGTPGFFNYSCQAYGQPKAPLRYDPITPLELAEKIREDIENLNHINMNVPSPAIHSCDEVAPQIEQAVKAHFGEDAPQVNIVDELSANALATSKQIRLRKDAKFTDKDAIQLINHEAFIHVLTSLNGKKQTDLPILGDGHVGTTRTQEGLAVFAEVISGSMELSRLQRLADRVFAIQMAIEGADFLEVYRYFLERTGEPDQAFESSRRVFRGGVITGGAPFTKDVVYLFGLLQVSSVIRAVFSAGRADCLELLFCGKLDCVDVPALGELVVMGLCKMPRYLPPWIVDPRSLLAFLSYSTFMSQMNLDSLTEIVKRFLADTPIIDPKL
- a CDS encoding sensor histidine kinase, which gives rise to MAVSQGLLVKLSDIINRYEGMAVDTCLSQQTSALAENTTEQIHQARLKAQNEWFGAIAAIESLLLSQINEITPDSPTCHGLILSAPTPILCHPKLTSQLQTGVFTPQATHHLSLMRLQLPAAYSPKSVCIKGNLAELPLFPEDPIATEQFCLVFTPLFALIAVLGEDSLGLPAFQFSFEPEVIEQGWLTLRSRLCLTHYPQLSQLDALVRHFAPPTPDYRLVSQFSRLLLHHLPPIPTVDSDKPRLTILTAENTVKSHSNRKIAKEITDDTSEVPLLQALTHEIRTPLTTIRTMTRLLLRNKELTPQMVKLLETIDQECSEQINRMELIFRATEVNNSPQETKPRHLVSTSLEEVLQQSIPRWKKQAQRRNVMLDVVVPKKLPQVVSDPAMLDQVLTGLIEKFTRSFSDGGQIRIQVTTAGHQLKLQFQTESHCPHNPLKALGKLLMFHPNTGSLSLNLDVTKHLFHELGGKLIVRQRSEYGEVFTIFLPLGNRESGVME
- a CDS encoding Uma2 family endonuclease, coding for MLTVTRKQFTLEEYHRLDELGFFGSGERVELIRGDIIKIATKRTLHSVCNSLLLQELFILLKGKANVRGQEPMIIPPNSEPEPGVVIAYKKADNYLSSHPQPQDILLVIEISESTLKFDQDVKLSLYAEAEITNFWIFNLLDNQLETYQQPYQELNGNYNYRSKQIYLPNEVISIPGFSDIKIELKDFFC
- a CDS encoding phycobilisome protein; this encodes MLTNLREFVANKIEDRGQFISSKQLTDLEKYYKQEQIRLASLATLLNKISQLTKESVDVIHQKYLLSFGYDSDDNIKLVSNIIDSFLKDIALSMLAGDPSILDKYRLNEFHEYLKSVNHSATWYAEALKNIKEDHGLQNEANKELHTYIDYLISALSQKEVEH
- a CDS encoding CBS domain-containing protein; this encodes MDLILCHQTVDFDALGAAVGLSCLKRGSRIVLTGGAHPAVKDFLALHRDELALIELRSVNPKKIRTLMVVDNQQRDRLGKASPWFDFPQITSVELYDHHLNSVSDIPATFSQIEPLGATTTLMVEKMQREGIDPNPIEATVMALGIHVDTGSLTFPQSTPRDAHGLAWLMEKGANVKTIAEYCDPGFSIQLQELLIEALDNLKKTSVRGYVIASVLLTTETFIPGLSNLAERLIELTESDALLFGHYYDKRRPDKPYSQGRLTVIGRTKIEGTNLNQLFSAYGGGGHAQAASLMLREIEPEATLDKLLQEFIAQIPHPLTARDLMSSPVRTIRPETTIEQAQRVLFRYGHSGLSVVNENDILVGIISRRDLDLALHHGFSHAPVKGYMTRHLKTITPETLLPEIESIMVTYDIGRLPVVEGDKLLGIVTRTDLLRQIHQNRGENRDENGHKIPLVSCLLPSISQRLSPSIWKLLQFAAKEAEKRGWHLYIVGGAVRDLLLSEEQEFLLLQDIDLVVDGFHRSADVGAGVELASTLQENFPNARLSIHGEFQTAALLWHKDPQLGSLWVDIATSRTEFYPYPAANPEVEASSIRQDLYRRDFTINALAVRLTPPRKGELLDFFGGMLDLRSRQIRVLHANSFIEDPTRIYRAVRFAVRLGFEIDPQTETYINYAIESGIYERLRIENHPAPALTTRLKAELKYILESYYWKPALKLLADLDALKCLHSQLILDDILWWQIRYVSRCLRYLDPENQLEHWLLRLEVLITQLDPTERSKIAVNLQLPKESLERLKKLSQIELEIKQNLLKCTQLSEIVNVLRPYRLPNLILVSVRSSCEIRRTIWEYLTKWSKIQAPLTGNDLKVMGYKPGPQYKTILDRLLNATLDGEISSRDDAEVFLKKITNH
- a CDS encoding GIY-YIG nuclease family protein: MMKGDSRIIAFPCVTLKNRDQLPSSSGIYYVLDESNIVWYIGQAKNLQSRWQGKDHHRLFQLASQKKLKFCIYYQSINFDQLDQVETQEISRYNPYLNQTRVKHKTVRPSETLLRETLIKLSGHIVVLGVESPRKEFPYLIEQCQRYKENWWIQKRVLESPVIHLAIDGDRLNQLSDNYKVFHHLTNSLFKSRKNYGNKWEQPPGFKKNPHIAVGQGARLLTNGFAIEISIIYNIQELMNDVKEVELASEKLLALGENGIKQLQETYYKGFLSLAKVTENSINNIQEKSGHLLLSRLTTYCQDLIKLVFNEEIKREELENNSQKILEEYDQGLRGIGSRSGLINYHKE
- a CDS encoding TIGR04283 family arsenosugar biosynthesis glycosyltransferase → MTKITIIIPVLNEENNITKILKNLQNDQDTEVIVVDGGSQDITVQLVEEMGIKIVVSPQAGRAFQMNYGALLATGDILLFLHADTILPQEYKTIITNLLSDKKVVGGAFELKIDLPQFSLRIIETLVNWRSRFFSLPYGDQAIFVKKSIFEGMGGFSALPIMEDFEFMQRLKKYGKIAIASAKVITSGRRWQKLGVLQTTLINQKIILGYYLGVSPDTLVRWYKGK